Genomic DNA from Cydia strobilella chromosome 19, ilCydStro3.1, whole genome shotgun sequence:
ATAATTGTGTCTGGAAATAAGAATTTGCTGTTTTTCTactatacatttttattgtcctaacaaaactatgaaatttagTAAGGATCTTAAGAATTTGTTCAGGACTATCCCTCCCAAATTTTACGATCTTTGTCAACACCATAAAAAGTTATCGTGTCatcaaaaaacagaaaattctCATGTCCACCCACAAGTTTGGCGTCGTTTTACAGTGCGCCATCTCCTCCTGACTAGCTAGGAGGAGATGGCGCATTGTTCTGTGTCATTTAATCAGACCAAAATGCGATTCTGTCACTACTAGGAAAGACATGCTGTAGGACATCTTATAATTTCGAACTATTCAGTGTTTTAATGCGTCACATATCGGGCCACGTGACACGATAACCCTTACGATAGCCTCTTGTTTACTGTAAAAGCAGTCAGCTGACTAAATGTCGAACTAAAATACTCTTTATGACATTGTGGTAAGGCatacaaacaattattttttgacaatgttttttttttgtactttatataatagagcaaaaacaagttttgtatgaaaaacttaaattcgcttaaTTCCTTATGGACCTTATGGTCATCATTCAACGTCATCAAATTTAACGTCATTGTATGTTTGAAAACAAAtctccagcaagctcggttctctatacaaacgtagttacgctctcattttaaaacgtcaTTTATATATAAGAATATATTTGGTGTGACTGTtcaataataaatagtttaggcTTTATTATTCTAAGCTTTAATCATTTGTTTTCTAGATCGACTGGTCCAAAGGCGGCACAGCTCTCCACAACTTCATTCGCGGCCTAGACTCCTCACCCGGCGCCACCACCTTCATTCAACAACAGACCAGAGAAGGCATAGACTCCTCCAGTGACAGCACTGTGGAGATCAAGTTCTTCGGCTCCACTCTGTGGAAGGGGGGAGACGTGGTGGGGGATAAGTTGGTTATACCTGGGTTGAAGAATCCTGCGCTGGTGCATGATGGGGGTCTGCTGATTACTGCTGATGATGGAGTCAAGGTTAGTTGTTGCCTAAAACTTAaacctattttttatatatcttaCAACTTAAACATCGGATGCCCAAATTTTTTCTATATCAAAAATTAATCTTGCTGAGAAAGTGAAAGTAAAAGTCTGTAATCTTcatttaggtatattataatgcacttcactagcgacccgccccgtcttcgcacgggtagttcaactgatttacaaattatacatataaagcttcctcttgaatcactatctatggaaaaaacccgcatcaaaatccgttgcctagttttaaagatctaagcatacatagggacagacatacatacagagcggaaatttgaacctatagtgtaggaaatagagttaattttgcgttgttggaaaattttacaaaacaaaagcgactgttccaattgaataggatttaaatttcatcaaactgaagaggtactatagataggaccttgggccttaggaggttatgtaaaaataaataatacaaatttgtCGCTTATTATGTATTCTGGTACACAAACTTGTTAAATGTACTATACTGTTAgttgtaaattttattgtaatgagggctaacgcgtatgaattcgccgctaggggcgctagtgtagatggtggtcttttccatagttcgaaatgtcaaatgtcacttgtcacttcaatgactgacagtcttttggaccaccatcaacagaggcgccaactggtgagcaaaaaacgatagccctcattgtaagtTCTTTGATATAGGGCCCTGTACGTTGCCTACTCCGGACAAAAATTCGAAACCCTGATCTCTTCCGGTctgaattcaaaaataaaattgtttggaTAACCTTGATACTAAATGTATCAGTGTGCTAAAGAAAACACTTGGGCGCTCACAACTCACTCGCAACTAGAACAAAACCACCGTAAATCCGTAAAAATAAAAGTCCATCCTCGCTTCGCGTTCTCCTCTCTTTCCGTCACTATTTTCTAACTCTTTCCTTCTCTTTCAGCTCAATATCCAGCGTCTAAAAGTGAACGGGAAGATGATAAACGCGTCCAACTTCTTTAAATCGAGTGAGAATAAGGTGGCGCTGGAGTTGACGGCCGAGGAGAAGCAATTCGTCGAGAGCGTCAGAGACGTCTGGAAGGCAATACTTAGGATCGATATTGATAATGATACGGACTTCTTTGATTCTGGAGCAGGTAATAGCAATATGATTGAGTATCGGTAGATGTTATTTCGTtggaataaaaattacaaaatcagTTAAGGATTGCACGTTCAATTTCATTATTGCAAATTGGAATAAGCCTCATAtcacataaataatttaaattagttaccATATGGATCATGCGCCTTGGATAGCTGCCAACTTGTGGACTAAATCAAAATGGATTTATGAATGAGGCCATAAGATCTTGACTTTTTGACACTTCACACGCCAATAAGcaggtgctgccatctatagcTGACGCACGCTTCATTGCACGATGGAAGATCTGCCACTTTGTGGCCTAAATCGAAATGTTTAACTTAATATTGACCATAAGCGCCCTTAAATAGGTCGCCCCTATGGTGACTGCTTTTTACAGTTCACGCACATTCCCTATCTTTACtatattattagggttccgtacccaaaaggtaaaaacgggaccctattactaagactccactgtccatctcatgaaccgtgatagctagacagttaaaattttcacagatgatgtatttctgttgccgctataacaacaaatactaaaatcagaataaaataaatatttaagtggggctcccatacaatatacgtgatttctttgccgttttttgcgtaatggtacggaaccctccgtgcgcgcTTGCTTGCCCATGCTTGCCATGAATATGATGATAACTAACATCCCATTTTAGGCTCAATGGACGTCGTGAGACTAGTAGAAGAAGTAAAAGACCTAGTCAAAATAGAGCTTCAAAACGAGGACATATACATGAACACAACCTTTGAAGAGTTTTTCAACATGGCCGTCGCGAAGGGCCGCGCCGGCTCCGCTACCAAACAAGTCATATACGACGGAGTAGAACTAGACGTTAACAAAATGAAGATCAAATTCCCTACACAGTTGTTCATTAACGGGGAATTTGTGAATGCTGATAGTGGGAAGACGCTGACGATAGTGAACCCTACGGATGAGACGGTGATATGTAAAGTGCAGAGTGCGAACGGGAGGGATGTGGATCGGGCGGTGAAGGCGGCGGCGAAGGCGTTCGAGGAGGGCGAGTGGGCGAAGATTAGTGCGAGGGAGAGGGGCGCTATGTTGTTCAAGTAAGTGTGCTCTACTTTAATCTTTAAATTAGGAGTCCATAGAGATGAAATGGTTTACTTTTTATTGTTGTCTATGACTAATTTCTAAGTGAACTGAAATATTCATTATACAACGGTTTAGagaactataatattcattacgCAATGGTGTTGAAAGGCTGACATACTTTATTTATAGAGTTGCATAATTGCAACTGTGCCATACAATTATAGTATATagtttatttaactttaatgTGTTTCAAGTGTATTAAAATGAAAGAATAACTACATAGATTGTTGTATTATCTACAAGATATCTACAAAAGCACTCAAGAATACATCACAAAGGATGACGCAAACACTCATTtccatttcaaaaaataaataaatttgaactaTCTTTTCTCTTTCCAGATTAGCCGACTTAATGGAGCAACACAAAGAAGAACTAGCAACGATAGAATCCATAGACTCCGGAGCAGTATACACACTAGCCCTTAAAACGCACATCGGCATGTCCATAGAGACGTGGCGATACTTCGCCGGCTGGTGCGACAAGATCCAGGGTTCCACTATACCCATCAACCACGCTAGACCtaataggtaattttttttcgaaggTACACTCAATCAAAGTATGAttagtatttattattcctatttATTGACGCTACTAGGCCTCAATACCTACCGCctgaccgcctgttgtctacctctatccttaatcaattgtttctgtaagctgtatcttttactgaggtgtgccaataaagagtattctatctatctatctattgatTTAGATCAATTGCCGATATCTTTAATCATTTAATATTAAGGCGCCATTATAACACGTAAATTCACAAAAATGGTCCAAGTTTTAAGTTAAAAGTCGGCCGCCATCTCAATGTTGTGTATTTTTCGCCCGATCGTGTtgaaaattccagattccaATAGATAGCTGTCACTCCGACAGGTTCTCGTATAAACCTTTGGTCAAAAGTCTGTTAAAAGGAAATACTACTTACGTAGACCCTAAATAACCGAAGAAAATAACTGTTCATTTTcacaacattttaaaattgtattgtaaCGTTAACGTTTAACGATAAGTAATAATTTTTCGTGTGATGTTTTTCTAAATACGTAATCATTTTATGTTCACTATCGAACGATGCAATTAAATCAAACTGATTATATTTACCACTTGATTTTCTAATTAGGCTTTTTATTTTCCGAattaactcttttttttttatgcagaAACTTGACAATAACCAAGAAGGAGCCGATCGGCGTGTGCGCATTGATCACTCCATGGAACTACCCCCTCATGATGTTATCATGGAAAATGGCCGCGTGTCTGGCTGCTGGCAACACTGTCGTTATGAAACCTGCTgcggtaagttttttttaaaatttatttttatataaagaaaacataCATTAACAGTTACAAAAATTCTCAAAGTCAATTTGTACCACTCGTTTGCTCAAGATTCTGTTCTATCCTTCACTTTAAACTACCATAGTTGTGTTCTTGTTAATTACGGAATACATTGGAATAGTTACTATCGCAAAATTCCGTTAATATGGCTAGTTTGACTCGGTCGAACTGCAACTTGAAAGCGTTATTTACTAAATTTGAGTGCTGTTGAGCATCAACATCCCTACGACTGATTCGAAAACCCAGCAATATCTGCTAATCTTTATACAAAGGCGTTTATATtcaatttcaatacttttagcaTGCTATTAATAATGAGATATATCAAATATATACCTCTGGGGCATTCCATATAAAGGTATCCTTTGTCGGGGACGTGACGCGTATGTCGGCTACCTTAATAACCTGCAGAAATCTGTATTATATAGcgttgaatttaaagctaagtTATCAAACGTTATCACGTTACCAAATATCGTCTTCTCAGCTTTGTCAGAAGTATTAAAACAATAGCGTCATGTACCCTGTACATTAATCATGTTAATGTATGTAATTCATGATTTGTAAAGTTGGAATGATCTTCCAGGTATGCCCCCTAACGGCGCTCAAGTTCGCCGAGCTGTCGGTGTTGGCCGGCATCCCTCCCGGCGTCATCAACATCCTGCCCGGCAGCGGCGCCGTCTGCGGCCAGGCCTTAGCCGACCATCCCCGAGTCAGGAAACTAGGCTTCACTGGGAGCACAGAGATTGGTTAGTATAGGCATTGGTAAAGGCTAGTTGCCTAACTAGTCAAAACCGGCTACTTTTTATGAACcgtcaaaacgattttttagtattttgttaatttctttttaatcaCGTGAACTTTTCAGTGTATTTCCGCAATTTCGTAGGTAGGCCTATTCTCGTTCAGAGCTAAACACATTTGTTTAATTCTCTTAAAAAATAACACTTCAGTAATTGTGTCCTGTTTGACTCTTTATGAGTAGGCTCCGTGATTTTTTCACAATATTGTTGTATAAATCATCTAAATCATACAATTCTAAAACGCCTAGTCTTAGAAAGATGGCATATAGGTGAGAAATTGGAacgggttccgccgtggcgggatggcctaggggttcaaggcgatagcccggattgctaaagtcgccggttcgaatccggccctCAACACTgcagggcttcgtcactttttctttactaTATGACATCAATTTCAGTTTATCATACAATTCTGTTCTCCCACAGGTCAAACCATCATGAAGTCGTGCGCCGCGTCCAACATGAAGAAGGTGTCTCTAGAGCTCGGAGGGAAGTCACCGCTGGTCGTGTTCGAAGACTGCGACTTGGACAAGGCAGTCAGAAATGTGAGTTTACTCACTTATTTAAATCCAAGTATATTCATAAtgaataataacatttaatttgaGTGTTGTGCattatcaaaatcaaaaatcaatcttactaattaaagcctgacctgtaatatataaacattgtcaagagggcgctgttattctcatgacagttcagtatactatgaaaaaaaaaaaagttccagtgaattccgcaacatggcgcgtcatatattactggtccgGCTTTAATACGAATCTGaaagatttaataaataaataatattcttaatcgtcacaaaaacaaatgaaccgatttagttaaaatttaagttacatAACTTCAGGTTTTAAAACTGAGATACTATTTGTACCGGTATTATTTTCTAAAAGGTTAAAATCGGGAGGGTAAAAGTTAGTACAAGAGTATGTACGAAACGAAACGAAAGAACAGCCAACTTTATGGATCAAGGTGTTCAGCTCATAGAAATTGATTAACGTAtagaaacaaattaacataatttttttttccaggGTATGGGTTCCGTGTTCTTCAACAAGGGTGAGAACTGCATCGCCGCCGGTCGGCTGTTCATTGAGGAGACCATTCACGACGAGTTCCTCCGGCGAGTGGTGGAGGAAACCAAGAAGATAGCTATCGGAGACCCGCTCAACAGGGGCACTTCACACGGACCTCAGAACCATAAGGCTCACATGGACAAACTTCTGGAGGTACGTTCATTAAGTCACAaggatatataggtaggtacataatacgtGGCCAGACGGGAGCCGGATAACCTTGAAAAGCGCATTATGGTTGGCATGGTGGATGGAGGACGGGGTAGTGGACATCCACCGACCCTCTGGGTAGACACTGTAAAGAAGGCCTGCCAGGGATCAACACAGGCGCCTATTATCAGGAAGGCGGAGAATCGTGCAGAATGGACAgccttggtgcacaaaataacgacctcaCGTGGTCGCGACCCTCTGCCATGAGGAACTGAGGAAGAAGAGGACATAATACCCACTTTAGAAATGAATTCATgaagtgggtatgcacttttgcagcttaTAGTAGGTACAAGGCATCAAGTAGGTTTTAAAGCGCCACTAGCTCCCTACAGTAAGCGCTCCTAAATAGCGCACCGCACGCATACGTGACGTAAGCGATGCGCTCTTATGACTATTTACACgttataattatacaatgcgcactagatggaccgacgatctaGTTAAAGTCGCGGGAGACCGTTGGTTGAGGGCGGCGAATGatcgttcgttgtggagatccttgagggaggcctttgtccagaagtgggacgtctatcggctgagaTGACGATGATGAATGCGCACTACtaagggtcagttgcaccaaaccgtctgccaccgttaaagcgttctcTAAAtgttattgtatggaaagtttcatatttCATTGCTGACTCAGCAATGCTGCAACGTTGATGCAACTGGTCCAaagtcaatattttttaatacatattttctatttagatggaaattattatttttgtgtttttctcCAGTTCTGTGAAGCCGGCGTAAAGGAAGGCGCACGTCTAGTCCTGGGCGGTAAACGAGTGGACCGGCCCGGCTACTTCTTCCAGCCAACCATCTTTACTGACGTCACCGATGACATGTTCATCGCCAAGGAGGAGTCCTTCGGGCCCATCATGATCATTAGCAAATTTAGCAGCAAGTgagtatttctttaaaaaaacctacTGTTTCAATGCGATTCATGGTCGGAGTATTATTATGGAGTCGCTCGACATTAAGAATTGACTATTTTGAACTTTACTGTAATGAGATAtaatgcttgtttgccaccgacgtggtattaaaaaaaaacttcatattACCAGAAACCTGGAGGACGTGATCCGTCGTGCGAACGGCACGGAGTACGGGCTGGCGTCGGGCGTGTTCACCCGCGACGTGTCGCGCGCGCTGCAGTTCGCGGAGCGCGTGGACGCGGGCACGGTGTTCGTCAACACCTACAACAAGACCGACGTCGCCGCGCCCTTCGGAGGGTTCAAGCAGTCCGGCTTCGGGAAGGACTTAGGTGGGTTTCAATGTATTACTCGCcagcaatagtacattgtgcaacatggggcgtaacttaaatattgcaaacgagagtgtAGTTAAaacgcgacggcttgccggagcgatttatagattcgagtttgcaatattattacgccccgggttacacacaatgtttttcatcacacttgcgatacaaaaatgaagtataaagacaaaaaactgttaattataatactagaaacttcataactcccgagggaaaacgctttttctatagttcccgctaagcctgcgtgcaattccataTTTACTGAatgagtgtgatgaaaaaaatattgcgtCCATGTCCTTAGAAACCGAGACGAAGTGAAGGATTTGAGTCCTAACAACGACACAGTTTACTGACCATTTTGTCATGTGTCATAAGTAACCGGCGCGACCTACGAAAAGCCTGGCTGGCCTGGTTGCGAAAAGGCGCGAATTAAACTCTCTACGCAATCTGTGCAAGCTCCTTGCGCTCTGTATAAGCGCCATAACAGATATAAGTATGTTAGATAACTACGGCAAAATTATCTGATTTTGTTTCTAGGACCGAATTATTAAAGGAATACCTCAATATATTCCCATGGAATTATCATATTCGGTCTATTTGTATAGGGTCAGAAACCATTGCTAAGGTTGCTGACATCATTAATATCGGCACGTATTAACTCAAGTTGTTATTGTTTCAGGTCAAGAAGCACTGAACGagtaccttaaaactaaaactgttACCATTGAATATTAAAGTTAGTTGACATTGCAATctcaattttataattgtttgacatttaattagttagttagactaagaaaagtctgcaaagaTTTTGACACCACATACGCAGTGcagatgttattttaaacgtcaaacttctatgaaatcatgacgtacaaataacactggcactacCGTGTGCTGTCAAGGTCTGCCgaattttcttggtctaactctagtaagataatttgtatataatatttgCATTTTTGCATATATAGATGTAATTATAAGCCAAATTGTATGTttactgttattttatttatagtaaatgacttaaaatatatttatttctttcattttcGAATTCACAAACACCTTCGTATtattttaatgagggctaacgcgtatgaattcgccgctaggggcgctagtgtagatggtggtcttttccatagttcgaaatgtcaaatgtcacttgtcacttcaatgactgacagcttttctatagtcttttggaccaccatcaacagaggcgccaactggtgagcaaaaaaacgatagccctcattacctAAGTCTAGAGCAGagtagagtagtagtagtagtgccTAGTAGTCTGTCCTAAGAGTCCCCGActagctcggttctccatacaaacgtagttacgctcttatttaaaaacgactggctagattgctctgacactttgtacttacaataggataatatatatctatgtctgtaattagtttatgtagcttcagatagcatagttaaaaaactacagcgaatttatttttttcatacaaaatttgtttttgctctatttcgtttgttttataaactggagctatataaactaattacatgactagatatacctcatgtcattgtatgtgcaaagtatcattacaatccaacacgtagttttaaatgagaacgaaactccgtttgtatgggaaggagAAATTCGGATGAAatcgaaatatataaaaaaaaaatacttcgaaGCTACGAAATTTctcattttatttacaatatatgAACGCATGGTACCACTGAAACACCTAGCACCTtgacggtagtactattagttattctgtgccttgACGTAGGAAAAAGCGTAATTTGTTGAGTTTgctaaaatatttcttttaggCGCTGCGAATAAGAATTTCTAGATGATGTTGGTTTTAGATATACAGATTGCAGTAGTTTAAGTATTGCTTAATAGTTCATAATTCATTAAACGTAATGTGAAGTTGACATTTAacattatatgtacctactgttttacaatattattttcacatcacctattcgaaaagggaacttttcttccctgctaggagggatcaaagtggcacttttctgttcaaggacattttgttgccagtatgaaatattgacacacaGACATGAatttagtatgcatataatcgattacaatttatttataatcgattacgtgcatacaatttttctaacttaaataatattttgttgtaattgtaaacaataaatgtaattagcgtattttaaattaattaatagcatatttaaattaagtaaataaattaattagcgtaatatttacaaagaaacgcaaaaaaaaatgtttaataatttaatttttattttgacattttaggtctccttaaacgcagccatacttgtctatgcaatttaaaaagttaatttttaaaaagttttgtacacatattttacaaagcataattatgcggttctgtattgtgtataaatttgtaaatacttagtttaaatcaataactttataacaataaatataagtgatatcagtcttcatagtgttcttccgaagatttggttcaaaggggtaagagctaatttgttaccagaaaaatctacataaataatgtactcgattttcattgtatcattttaggtgtttgctgctgtctttgaaaagatattaggtacataattatgagctgtaggtacttttaatttgtcagtacagtcacgtctgaaaatatcgatacggacaaagtgccagaagtaatacctatactaaggtcgtgtatacatatttttggcactgtccgtatcgatctttgctcaaaataataatgttttgaaacctaatatatgtatgtaatttcctcataggtgatgtgaaaagcagtatgtgtcacatggtagcaaaattattttcaccttgggcgttaacacttgaatccctcactacgctcaggattctatgttagaatccctcgctacgctcaggattctattatagaatccttcgctttaggattcaattgtacgccctcgccgtaaatatgtcattttgctcccttgtgacacaatataCTATTGTCGCGGGTTCGCGTCATAAAGAAATGGAAACCGGAATAAGTTATAGTATAAatgtgataattttatctacccGTAGCTATATACGAATCTATCATATCATAAGTCATTCTCATTAGTCATAACAAATGATAAAGTGAATGTCCAAATGTCCATTATACAACGTGTGACATTAGTAGGTACGGGTGTAATCGCTTATCTTTTGTTTACATGACGTCATTTCAAAGGCAAATATGTAAACAAAATGTTATAATGAAAACACTGACCGAAACGTCGATATTCAAAAAGTATATCGGCGAAAATAAAAACTGACTTATTTTTACAGAAGCAAGTAATTATTAAGAAAATCTTAGGAACAGGGGGATTATAGTAAGAATAATGTAGTTGTCCTGATAACAATTTATCATATGAGTTCAATCGTACTATACGTGATATAGGTGTTATCTTAATCTTGTCGCTGGCTACGTTTTGAAtccatataagtaggtacttgtattCGCATATCATAGGAACAGGCACTTTAGGGTTTTATAAGGCATAATGGTGTcagaaataatgcaaaatttaaCCCTATCACTTtgtaataaagttcaaaatcgggtgggaaatatattccctctgccaTAGAGCTCTTTATagttattacatacatatagacAAAGTAAATACCTGTGTCacaaatttatataataataatgagaaTAAGAGAAATCAACCATAAAAAGCCGCCGACGCCTGCATTAATTAAATGTGGcgtttcaactaaaaggtacctatcacattgtcggttgtcgataaggtaatcaacctatctatctatatacaatcaaattgaagctttatggacaTAGGgcttattgacaaccgaaaaTAAGttcccttttggttgaaaacggcacaaatCTAATTCTTATCTCCTATCGTGTTAaggtttaataataaaataacctatTAATCATATTTAAGGATGTGACGTAAGTTGGACAATAAGTTAAATATCATCGACAATATACCACCAGATGCAATGGAATGAAAAAACCTTATCGGTGCAGTAGAAACTAAAACAGATTTAtggaattaaaaactgtaatagatgtcatacctataggtatatattaaagaaaaagccctccagtggatacggccttcaccactggagggcttcgtcactttttctttaatatatgacatctattacagtttttaatttatatatagtagtgtgactacttaaaaaaacacaaatcaaaatatttaataaaataatttgattt
This window encodes:
- the LOC134750234 gene encoding cytosolic 10-formyltetrahydrofolate dehydrogenase translates to MPPVAIQDEPPKTKLRVAIIGQSTFAAEVFKLLVKDGHEVVGVFTVLDKGNREDPLATIAAQNGKPVYKYKAWRVKGQVIPEILEEYKTVKADINVLPFCTQFIPMEVINYPKYQSICYHPSILPRHRGASSINWTLIEGDTTCGLSIFWADDGLDTGPILLQKTFPVTIDDTVDTIYNKYLYPEGIKALAESVNMVASGTAPTMTQSDEGATYDPALFKAETHQIDWSKGGTALHNFIRGLDSSPGATTFIQQQTREGIDSSSDSTVEIKFFGSTLWKGGDVVGDKLVIPGLKNPALVHDGGLLITADDGVKLNIQRLKVNGKMINASNFFKSSENKVALELTAEEKQFVESVRDVWKAILRIDIDNDTDFFDSGAGSMDVVRLVEEVKDLVKIELQNEDIYMNTTFEEFFNMAVAKGRAGSATKQVIYDGVELDVNKMKIKFPTQLFINGEFVNADSGKTLTIVNPTDETVICKVQSANGRDVDRAVKAAAKAFEEGEWAKISARERGAMLFKLADLMEQHKEELATIESIDSGAVYTLALKTHIGMSIETWRYFAGWCDKIQGSTIPINHARPNRNLTITKKEPIGVCALITPWNYPLMMLSWKMAACLAAGNTVVMKPAAVCPLTALKFAELSVLAGIPPGVINILPGSGAVCGQALADHPRVRKLGFTGSTEIGQTIMKSCAASNMKKVSLELGGKSPLVVFEDCDLDKAVRNGMGSVFFNKGENCIAAGRLFIEETIHDEFLRRVVEETKKIAIGDPLNRGTSHGPQNHKAHMDKLLEFCEAGVKEGARLVLGGKRVDRPGYFFQPTIFTDVTDDMFIAKEESFGPIMIISKFSSKNLEDVIRRANGTEYGLASGVFTRDVSRALQFAERVDAGTVFVNTYNKTDVAAPFGGFKQSGFGKDLGQEALNEYLKTKTVTIEY